One Papio anubis isolate 15944 chromosome 9, Panubis1.0, whole genome shotgun sequence genomic window carries:
- the GPR182 gene encoding G-protein coupled receptor 182: MSVKPSWGPGPSEGVTAVPASDLGDIHNWTELLDLFNHTLSECHVELSESTKRVVLFALYLAMFVVGLVENLLVICVNWRGSGRAGLLNLYILNMAIADLGIVLSLPVWMLEVTLDYTWLWGSFSCRFTHYFYFVNMYSSIFFLVCLSVDRYVTLTSASPSWQHYQHRVRRAMCAGIWVLSAIIPLPEVVHIQLVEGPEPMCLFMAPFETYSTWALAVTLSTTILGFLLPFPLIAVFNVLTACRLRQPEQPKSRRHCLLMCAYVAVFVICWLPYHVTLLLLTLHGTHISLHCHLVHLLYFFYDVIDCFSMLHCVINPILYNFLSPHFRGRLLNAVVHYLPKDQTRAGAHSSSSSCSTQHSIIITKGDSQPAAATPHPEPSLSFQASPLLPNTSPFSPSQPLTSS, encoded by the coding sequence ATGTCAGTGAAACCCAGCTGGGGGCCCGGCCCCTCGGAGGGGGTCACCGCAGTGCCTGCCAGTGACCTTGGAGATATCCACAACTGGACCGAGCTGCTCGACCTCTTCAACCACACTTTGTCTGAGTGCCATGTGGAGCTCAGCGAGAGCACCAAGCGCGTGGTCCTCTTTGCCCTCTACCTGGCCATGTTTGTGGTTGGGCTGGTGGAGAACCTCCTGGTGATATGCGTCAACTGGCGCGGCTCAGGCCGGGCGGGGCTGCTGAACCTCTACATCCTCAACATGGCCATCGCGGACCTGGGCATTGTCCTGTCTCTGCCCGTGTGGATGCTGGAGGTCACGCTGGACTACACCTGGCTCTGGGGCAGCTTCTCCTGCCGCTTCACTCACTACTTCTACTTTGTCAACATGTACAGCAGCATCTTCTTCCTGGTGTGCCTCAGCGTCGACCGCTATGTCACCCTCACCAGTGCCTCCCCCTCCTGGCAGCATTACCAGCACCGAGTGCGGCGGGCCATGTGTGCGGGCATCTGGGTCCTCTCGGCCATCATCCCGCTACCTGAGGTGGTCCACATCCAGCTGGTGGAGGGCCCTGAGCCCATGTGCCTCTTCATGGCACCTTTTGAAACGTACAGTACCTGGGCCCTGGCAGTGACCCTGTCCACCACCATCCTGGGCTTCCTGCTGCCCTTCCCTCTCATCGCAGTCTTCAACGTGCTGACGGCCTGCCGGCTGCGGCAGCCAGAACAACCCAAGAGCCGGCGCCACTGCCTGCTGATGTGTGCCTACGTGGCCGTCTTTGTCATTTGCTGGCTGCCCTATCATGTGACCCTGCTGCTGCTCACACTGCATGGGACCCACATTTCCCTCCACTGCCACCTGGTCCACCTGCTCTACTTCTTCTATGATGTCATCGACTGCTTCTCCATGCTGCACTGTGTCATCAACCCCATCCTTTACAACTTTCTCAGCCCACACTTCCGGGGCCGGCTCCTGAACGCTGTAGTCCATTACCTTCCTAAGGACCAGACCAGGGCAGGCGCacactcctcctcttcctcctgttccaCCCAGCATTCCATCATCATCACCAAGGGGGACAGCCAGCCTGCTGCAGCAACCCCCCACCCCGAGCCAAGCCTGAGCTTTCAGGCATCCCCTTTGCTTCCAAatacttcccccttctctccctctcagcCTCTTACATCCAGCTGA